The Oceaniferula flava nucleotide sequence ATTGGGACCAAGGAGTCCAAAGATTCCAGGTTCCAGCTCCAGACTGATGTTACGCAGCGCGTGGATGCCATTGGAGTAGGTTTTTGATAGACTCTTAATCTTGAGCATCTCTCGATTAGGCTGATGATTCTTCGGCAGTTCCCAGCGTCTTCAGACTGACCTTCAATCCATAAATACCAGCGGCAGTAAACACGAAAAAGAGGTTGAAGAGAGTCACCATGGTAGCGTGTTCGGAGCCGAACTGGAGCGGTGACTGCTTGTGGGCGAGGGCGAATGTGATGGGGAGCGCGATGTATGCCGCGGCACTGAGCAGGGAATAACAGGCCAGCGGTTTCTTCACGATGATGCTGGTGATGAAGGTTACTGCCATCACTGCGGAGAAGACATGAAGAGGGAAGTCCGGGGCGAACTGAGCTGTGTGCAGCGAGAGCGCGATGGCTAGCGGGAGGCCTCCCAGGCACCAGTGAGTGAGGATTGTGAGGATCTTGGTAGAGCGTGTTTTTTGCGAGACGTTTTGGAGTCGTCTCTGCAGGAAAATAAACACACCAGCGGCGATGGAGAGCGAGACGATTAGGCCGGCAAAAATGAAGACGATCTTAATCACAAGGTTGTTAAAACTCGCAAAGTGAAGGTTCACCAGCCCCTCGATCATCATGGGGCCGAGGTGTGAGGTCGGTGTCTGATCGTGGATGACGTTGAGATCACCATCCAGTGTGAGAAGGTGGGTTCCTACAAAGTGGGTGCCGTTTTCCTTACCGTGAAGAATAATCGTGTTAGACGCCGGGGCTGCCTCTGATTTTTCATGGTAATGGATCTGCATGAGCAGGGGCGTAACTTCGGCTGGCCACTCACTGCGCGCTACCGAGATAGCTTCATCGATAGGAAACTGTGGAGTCTCACTCACGGGAGCTGCTGTGATCACTTGTCCTGGGAAAAGCGCTTCATTGAGTGCTTCCGATTTACCGTCGAAGTAGAGGTAGATGGCTGGAGCAGCGAGCAGAAGGCCAAGCGCGAGAGCCGCGCCAGTGGCGGAG carries:
- a CDS encoding PepSY-associated TM helix domain-containing protein, which encodes MNSKKRNRFWQLHSLLGITLGLPLFVIFVAGTLAFFEPHALNWLQPQFDRLSAEKKALNPAIDQLLQQHPETDEISVVFASEARPVTDIYLEANHEATHYWLDPVTHEATRATEHEADIFHFFVNLHYFEFIPYGREATGVIAALFFTIILTGVVYQWRRMKQDAHPKNLSLQNKNRWKNIHRFTSLFTLPFQIVYSATGAALALGLLLAAPAIYLYFDGKSEALNEALFPGQVITAAPVSETPQFPIDEAISVARSEWPAEVTPLLMQIHYHEKSEAAPASNTIILHGKENGTHFVGTHLLTLDGDLNVIHDQTPTSHLGPMMIEGLVNLHFASFNNLVIKIVFIFAGLIVSLSIAAGVFIFLQRRLQNVSQKTRSTKILTILTHWCLGGLPLAIALSLHTAQFAPDFPLHVFSAVMAVTFITSIIVKKPLACYSLLSAAAYIALPITFALAHKQSPLQFGSEHATMVTLFNLFFVFTAAGIYGLKVSLKTLGTAEESSA